Below is a window of Cydia splendana chromosome 3, ilCydSple1.2, whole genome shotgun sequence DNA.
CGAAGGATTCAgcagttttttggccgaaacatGAATTTTATGCCGAAACACAAAATTGTTTGGACACAATTATTGTGTCCAAACAATAATTTTTTGCTGTTTGACCGTAAAAAGCAAAACAGATACCTCTTGGCGACCGCCAGCGGGAAAATCTCGTAttacattatatattttatgttcAATGCTTCCTTATTTATTTTGGGTGTTTGTTTATTTCTGGGACTTATATAACGATTAATTCTGGTGTTTATCCTTCAGAAATAAAAGCCTTAAAATAGATACAGTACCCAACCAATGTTTGGGTTATGACTCGATTCCTAATTATATTCGGTGACattatttgttaaattatatacgagtaagtagcaAAAAAATTACCCATATTAAATGTATAAACATAGAGACTCTAAGCTCTCTTAGCTTACAGTGTAGCAGTTGAAATAGATCAATAGCATTTTTACAATATAATGCGTTTATTAATGTTGTCACTAAGTAGGTAATCTAAGTATATTATACTACTGTAAATGTAGTAGGTATTGTCTAGTGAAAGACCTTTCAGGTCTACTTacagatattatttatttaatcttgaAGTTGCCAGATTTACTACCCTTTTCTAAGGCATGAGGGTGTCAGAGATTAAgcaaaattgaaccctatcactttgaaataaagttcataaTCAGGTGTGAAATATATTCACTCTGCCTTATAGGCTTAACTttgatagagtctggctagacTAACGCAAACACGGCTTGGATCAATTAGTGCTATCGACTTATTATGATAATAGCCCTCGAGGGGCTTAAGGatagaaacacgacaattgatTAGAGTTTATATAGAATAAGTACTGAGGATATGATAtttgacgaccagtctggcctagtgggtagtgaccctgcctgcgaagccgatggtcctgggttcgaatcccagtaagggcatttatttgtgtgatgagaacacttatatttgttcctgagtcatgggtgttttctatgtatataagtatgtatttatctatataagtatgtatatcgtcgcctagaacccatagtacaagctttgcttagtttggggctaggttgatctgtgtaagatgtccccaatattaattatttatttatttattttattttatatacaggcattttcacttaaaagtgtgtTTAGGATTGTCGCCTTAAAATAATTTCGCTAGGCAACATTATcgttaaaaactttaaaataaactgtacttCCTCTTCCCCTTCTCGTATCGCGAATGTAACATGTCGAAGCGCATCTCTCTGcgctaattattattttcgaatattATCGTCTCGGTTCATCTAGAAGATTCAATTTCATCTGTAAATTGTGTGTAATACTTGTGGACGGCTGATCAGTTGAGGGTCAAACCGTCAACATATTCGGCATCACATATTTTGGAGccgccgaggtgctcaaaaatgtCTGAACACACACTCCAGCGCCTTGAcagtagcacagaataaataatagtactaccgtacagaaaggaaacttcctacaaaaccgaagtttgatagcggttcagggtcgaatcatccTGTCCCTTTccaatatatggcactatccctttcggctatttagggttgtcaaaatccaagccattattttatctgtggtcgtgcacgcaaagctacttcaagttgtgtcaaccctaataattgctcggagcaatgctgagccgaacggagccgagtttacccgaagggaggagtttcgcacccctgacaattgaggcgtgttcagatatttgtgagcgccttggccgctccgatagatctgatggcgtctgtattaaatatgtatgcaaTATCCAACCTTATTACCATACGTTAAGCACCACAAACAGGTATAATAAGTCTGTTCAAGTAATACCATCTTGAAACTTCCTCTGTCAGCGAAAAAACTTGTCCAATTACTTAGTCTTACCGACATTCACAAGTGTCCTTCTCGCTCTAACACACGCGTAGCCTAATGAACAAGACAGGGAAGGGAGATAAAAGTTCGGCTTTGTGTGCGGCGACAATGCTCCGTCTTAATCTACTAAAAGTCTTCGCTAATGAAAATCCTGATTTGAGAGAAACTGAGAGAGCACAAGTTTTACCCAActatgtctgtatctttaggtatttaaataaaagtaaacaaacaataatatatgtatattttcgggtagttataacatttattggttaaccaaccaaatacaaaaccgcctggatcagtcactgaacgacctgactttaccctacattatttgatcgtgtaatgttttcatctaccttcaactggtttaacgagccatttgagggtagattttgtttacttttatttaaatacctaaagatacagagtatagtggcAGGAATTGTGATTTAAACAGTCTGGCGAGTCCGGTCTGGCCCAGACGGTAGTAACCCTGCCTGTGAACCCGACGGTCTTGGGTTCGAATCTCGATAAGGGCATTTACATGTTTGCGCgataaacattttatttatttatttaagtacccaagttgccatactaattgtatagaaatgTGGATACTTACTTATGTCAAGGAACCCACTGTACAAGCTTTGATTAGTTTGGTGCTACGTTGATCTGTGGAAGATgtctgatatttatttatatttatttctagaCTACAGATTGAACCGACTTTGAAAGAGGAGGTTTGTTCGCCACACTCTTTCGtggagtaaaggatgactcacgttagaccgggccgtgtacGGGCCGGAGCTaccgcatcgttttctatggaaagcatcacgtgatcgcctgtcatgtcatagaaaattaaACGTTGAAGCTCCGGTCCTGacacggtccggtctaacgtgagtcatccttaaaggtgTGACGGCCAACCCTTTCCTAAACTTACCagtgttttataaaaataaagaccAAAAACAAACTACAGAGCATTAAGATACTAGAATAAAACAGAAGTTGATAATTCAAGAACTAAATAAGAGCTATGACAATGCACCAAAACTCCAAGTTTCTACAagttaatgtacctacttagacATAAATCTGGAAAGAGCCTTGatcatttattaattattatattgtttgGCATGACCAATTAGTAGGTAGGTCTAGGTGGTAGGTTCGTGGTAAAGTTgatgaaatataaagtgagcctaTCTTGTTCGAGATGTACAGAGTACAATTACAGCAACATCGAAAAATAATACTCTCTCAAGCTCGCTCTCCGTTCATCGTCGCCATTTTGCAGTTATTCAGTCATATTCCAAAGCTGGTGCATTCGCTTCATTACACGCATGGAACAGCTCATCTCAACGCGTTGCGAAGTCCGAAGGCCAGGAGCTTCCGACAGTTGTGGACTTCCTGCAACAATGATTGTATtgtttaagaataaaataaatgaatgaaatgaaatgaaatgaacttCCATAAGTGTAAACTGCGAAGGCCACAGGCCGAGCTCCttgtagggccgaaggcccggggCGACCGACAGATGCGGGCTTACCGCAGCTTTCCCATGTATCAAATTGCGAAGGCCGAGTTGAGCTTTGCGTAGATGTGAAGGCCGGAAGCGTACGAGAGAGCTGCGCCTCCACGGGAGGCCGAAGGCGGAGCTGCGTGAGGTTACTGCTCAAACACAGTACTACAAAATAGACACTTGTTCGGTGTTTGAGCACTAATTTCCTGCAGCCCGGCCTTCGGCCTCGATTGGCGGCTCTCCAGAACGCTTTGAGCCTTCGCCCTTTGCAATTAACAAACTTACTTTAGGATCACTCGTACatctgtgtgtctgtctgtccgtcggtCACAGCCTACTTTTTACTAAACCAAACGAGCAATAAACAGATTGCATTACCTGTAACATTACCCACTGTTCTTAACCacaatacctatataattatatcaagCGTAGTGCACCCATGCCTAACACTGCAATGTGACTATATTACTTCCGTATACCATTACATAAACTATGACCCGACCACAATAAACGTTGCGCCTAGGACTGAATAATGAGCCTTATTTCGTACGCAACAAGCTTTATTTTAGTAACATTTAATGGGTTTGTCTAAAACACAACGTATTCACATCCAGAACTGAGACATGTGCATTAATCTACTCTCAATGAGCTTGGGATACGTCACAGTTAAAGTATCGCCCGGATTCAGACTACACCAAgtattagggtaacattccatttctgaccgcagctacactactagtacgaacgcgtcggtgttattgtcaatttccatagtaaaatgaaagGTAGTGCTGCTATCGTTGGAAATGgacctgaatgtcacctttagtaCTACTGTAATGCGGCATCGCCATGGCATGACATCGCAGCATGCATTTCTGCTGCGATGACAAAACCACTTTTTTGCTCTTATCTGGATTGAGAGAAATTAGCTATATCGTAATCTCGCAAGAGGGGTATAGGAGGTGCAAGCACGTAAGTACTACTCGTCCTTAGAGTTGGTGAAAGTTTTTCTAAGGTGGCATAATATTTGATAAATTGGGACGGATTACACCATAACGCACCGCACCTCCCGCCAAAGGAGCAAAGTTCGTTGtccgtccgcgagttctgaacacactgtggtttgccaccgtctagccagacaactcagacggacccacacaccaaggacagaccaaggtcggGCGGTTggtaggcttgtcggctgccgtgtagcaggggcttaaatatgtaaattgtaaaGTCCATGTTTGCAGTAGGTATTTTAGTGTGAAATTTATTATTGGCATTTTTTGTCGCTGTGaaatattgttaatataaaactattatttattgaatttttcTGATGTCTACATTGTATGTActttgatttttaatttataattaatgaaTTATGATTGACATATGTATTTTTGACGTGTAATTAATTATCTTtatcaataaaaatatgaatatgaatgaatatgttcatccccacttcttagacaccaagaataagcgggcatctcgctcgttGCCATTCCCAGaacgtgcagaatgtggaatgactgaggtatttcctttgcgctacgacatgggatatttcaagaagcgggtatttagggttctcaagggtcggcaacgcttaagtggctcctgtgatgttgcttatgtccatgggcgacgatgaccgcttcccatcagacGGCTCggctgctcgtttgctgactatcacataaaaaaaacgGTGTGGCCTAGCGGTCCATGGCGTCAGCCGCGATAGCTGAAGACGCCCGTTTGAATCCGACCGCCGCCACTGAACTTCGTCACATTTtctttattaagtacctacatcaatTTCAGTTATAATTTCTAGGTATACATTAGTGTGGATActcagataaaaaaaaaaaacaaaatatttgataaaataatgatGTATTCTTGATGAAAATGCCGAGAACTTTGCAATTTATGAAAATTCTCTTTACTCATTGCTATTCATACAGTTGAAATACTGTtccgttaaaaaaaatataactgtgGCCTACGTGTCCAATATTAATTGCTCTGTAATTTGCAGTTGTCTCCGCTCAATATGGTGTCCATTTTGAATGATGTGATATTGCTTTGTGGGAAATCTGAATCAAGATGTCCGGACATGTCTGTacctagccgccgccatacaatcaaagtgacgtttcttcaaacaaaaacgtcacttttgacagtgacatatccgatccatatcttTAGCTAACTAAATAATGTTGTATAGAATTTAATgttctgaaataaagatattttattttatttaggcccattgcaccatcccactaacccggggttaagcggttaaaccgttaacctagtgtcaaattgtactggtgaccctggcaactccaggtttaaccggttaaccccggattagtggaatggtgcaagtggcccttatttatttagcaaatttttgacgtatctctAAGTTCCAATCAGGCCGCTTGTCTTACTTTGTTGCTAAAATAtgtgtaaaataatgtaaaacaatgacgtaaatattttatagtttCTAAAGATAAAACACGAGCGTTGAAAATTGAAACAAAAGATATAAGACTTTATAACACTTAAAGTGGGGAAAGTGGCACTTTCTTGGGGGCTTATTCTGAATTTAACAACAGGTGAATTTGATCAGCAGCCCGTTTTTAACTGATTTCGATACGATCTTGATCGCCTTGGTGATTTGCGCGAATCTCACGcgcgactttcacttcatttcgtaTGTACCAGGGGACCGTTTCTCGAAAGCTTGTAACCTGTAATACAaacggatgtcactttttgacagcttttgttagaaagggacttccgcttgtattacaagttacaagcttttgagaaacggtccCCTGGTACATACGAAATACGAAATACGAAAAAACGGGCCCCAGAGATAATATAAGAGtaagcgatcttcaaggtcgtatagAAACCAGTTCAAAGCCAtgacaaattgttaaatttgaATCGAGTTTTCTTTTTGTTTCAGACATTATCTGTCAGCTATGAACAGAGAAATTCCTGGataaagaaaataaatccagatcaaatttataAACTGTTATTACGATTAGAATAAGCCTCCCGGCGAGAGCAAGTGGAAAAGATTAGTTATTGTTTACTTTACAATAGGTTTAGGTTTAGGTCTGGTATCTGGTACCATCAAAGAAGTATATAACTTTACTATGAAAAGAATTAATTGATTacattgagttattattactatagtatatatagtcctcctcatcgttttcgatgacggcgacccTAAATAAACATCATGGACGTTGTCTAGCGTGAGCCCTTATGTGGCTGGTCAGGCCGAACTTGGTCTTAAATATTCTTTTGCACGTGTGACAATAAAGTTGCCCAGCTTCGTTGAGTTCGTGTACGCGTAGGAGGGCTTAGGTCTCTCTTTCCGTAATTGGCGTTTTGTGTCTAAGCTTGTGAGGCGGTTATCCTCAAACATTTTGACACCGTTAAGTATGGTAGAACGCCAAGATGACCTTCTTCCAGCAAGCTCCTCCCAATGCTCAGTGTCGATGACGCAAGCGCTCAGATGCCGTTTGAGCACGTCCTTGGTGCTGACCACCGTGCTTCTGCTTGTTATTACCTACTATAGAGAAGCCATTGCAAAACAACGCAATCACAACGCCGCCAacacgtcgtaagcgccgtatagttcatggcgcttacgcgtttaggtcgcgagactcatgctccgcttctatggtttatTGTCTAAacatcaactcatggcgcaaaatactggttctctgcGCCGGTTCTATatgtagtaataatagttcaatgtaTTTTGACATTTTGTCTAGAGAACCCTTAATTTATGTTTAAATCgtgattacaattaataatccTCGAGTCGTGATTTTGTTTCGCGGTTTAATATGCAATTATTTATCAATATCTTATGATGCAAGCAAGTGAAACCACGAACTAGAACTAGACTAAGAGCTAGCTTCGGAAAATGGTACCTAGGTACATGTTAATGAGAGCTGCGAAACTACTGTAGTTAGATTACTACACTGTGACTGTCCTGATTAAAGGAGTCTAACGTAAAATAGTACTTTTATATTGAATTGTTAAACGTTTTTACAAATCAAATAACATACCGAAATTCACACGGATACTACACTATAGTTGTAAGGACAGACAAACCAAAACTTTACTAGGTTAAAGTTGgcttatataacactttaaactctcgcgttttgtacacatatttaattacacaactCAGCTGGAACGTCGGAATtgaaggtaaaaacaatgaaattatatcgcggtagacccgtttgtgtaattaaagttGGCTTGatagaaaatagaaataaaaatacaaaaatatgtctatttgcatgttttatttgttttcagtTGTATAACCGTTACCTCATATCATAGCAGTATAATATAGCTCTAGAGATATAGCCGAGGACCCTGTGAGCAAACTTTTAAACATAAGTATTTTCAGAGTTATTGAAATAAAAAGCATTAACCCGCGCGACGTcatcttccgtcgcaagtttcgTGCGGTGTGCCATATTATTTGTtcctttctaatttcctggctttacgcaAACTGTCAAGTTTAGTTCATCTGCCATTTTCCGGGTCCAGCTCTCTGTGTGTTGGAGGAACTAGAACTAGTAAGCAAATAACTAGTTTGAGACGCCCGAAGCGAGTACGAGAGAATGAGTTACCAAGAACGCTCAGTTGAAGCAGTAATTGCATTTACTCAGTTATGAAATAAAGTGGAATATCAAAATTAGTTTGGTTAAGCAGAAAATGTCAACAAACGTTATAATGCCTAGAATTAAAGGGAAAAGAAATGCTTGGTGAAAATATTCGCTGGCATTAGAGCGGCGGGCTGGTATCCCGAAGTCGCAAGTTCCAGACAGGGCGTTTATAAAGGGTCCCCAATGTCAGAATACTAATCGTCTACCGTGATGTGCGTTACCCATGCATAATATTACGCGGGTCAGGCGCAAATTTCGTAAGCACCACCGACTTCCAACACCTCGGAACGGAAGAACCCAAGCGTTATATTACCATACAAATCCagtctgtaatgacgacacaaatacatagaaaatgacacacgtcaaagacaaatcttgcacacctcgatctctttttgtgtgcgGATGAGTCACAACCAAAGAGTAGTTATTATTgagagcctgttgtgtcccactgctgggcaaaggcctccccccgttttttccattcttcccggttttgagcagtcttcggccattcttttaaaaaggagtctagctcgtctcgccatcgccgacgaggtctACCAAATCCCCGTTTTGAGCTGGGCTGCCACTCTGTGGTAATCTTGGCCCAAATCTCACTCGGCATACGACAGACAtggccagcccagtcccacttcagctTAGCCGCTTTCCGAGTTACATCGATGACTTGtgacaaagagtagtataataataaaatgtcacaacacgcaccgcgCTAGTTAGGGCGAATCACTTttcggtgttgctcgaagcatcCGTAAATAACAACTCTCAATTTGTGGagtttttatcttaaattttataatttattatataattgtTTGTAAGGAATAAAGTCCAGTCGTCGTGCGTCGGAGCTGAcacacatatttttttacttgtTTATGTAGCTGCCGTTCCTCAACCGACCAACGGAGCGACAACTGACAGCCACAAGTATTCATTACATCTCCATTAAACACTTTACGAGCTATTCCCGGGATGCTATTGGTGATGGAAATCTGTTCATGGCTCACGggctataagtaggtactgacTACATCGTGACGGTCACGGTGAAGATAAAAACCAGCCAAGAGCCAGCAACGAACTCATTTTAACAATTCTCAACAGCAAGGAAGGAATTTGACAGTGGCGGCACCCGTGTCAACATCACAAAAGTACCTAATGCTTTAACAGAAATCCAGTTGACCATGAGAAGCAATACTatctatttatactattttcTCAGAAATCACCTGTCAATGTTTATTGAACTTTCGGTTATTAATCCGGTATTTTTATACTATCTACTACAATTATCCCAGGCCGcaatttcaggtaaaaaataaatctGTCCCACATGTATTTTAAGATCAATTGCGCCATAGTAAatctatggcgaacttgatcttagaataACTGCAGTAAGTGACACTGGAAAACTAATTCAACTGTTTGCCGTATTGTCGTGCAACAAATTTTAAATTCAGACTTAATTTCCCATACGACAGTTACAGCAGAGCTGTTAGTTATCTAACCTACTCACAAAATTTAACGAAGATCGGTTGAGAAAGGCGACCTGTTGAGGCGAACAGCCGGCCAGacattaaataattattgcCCAAGTTGATACGAGGTTTCAAGCTCATACGGTCAATGATTTAATTAAAGACATACTAATAGCATATCTGCCCTGTGAGTAAACATTGTGTTTTTACAGAACTTACGATGGACCTTAAGTTGCCCAGACCCATAGTGCATACTCCAGTAGGGAGCTATCGGGGGCTTCGGGCCCAGGACGGGAATTACTCTATGTTCCTCGGTATCCCGTATGCGAGAGTTGACCCGGACAACGTTTTTGGTGTGAGTACTGAgagttttaaatttttgaatATTCAGTTTCGTTTGGGTGCATATTGTCTCCGGTATTTTTTTcttagtacataatatattcttatctttctggtacgaaactactttcatattttcatttatTGTAACCTAACTTCTTATCAATATATTCCTTTAAACGTAACATAAAAATACTATTTTGGTGTGCAAGTATATGAATAAACACTCCAGAAATCAAAGAGGCAACTCCTTATGAGATATTTGACAATACACCCAAAAGatattttattcattatttagttattaatgtaactttagttttttttctttttcttgtaCCTAATTAATTGACCTGTGTGTAGTTTAGgtttcaatatttttagatGTGTGTGTTAAACGAATTGAAATTGAAACATAAAGCTATCGTGATTTCACGTAACATTGATTGttttttctagttttattttcaatgtcCAATAACCTCtgccaataataataatataataagaaCGATTACCAAAAAGATATGATAAAATTTTAGCCTCCTATTCCACACAAATTTGAAGGGATATATGAAGCAGTCGACGATACTTCAAGGTGTCCTCAATGTGAagaattttataacacaattaCTGGGACTCTGGACTGTCTTCACGTCAACATTCACGTACCGAACAGCGCTACTATTGATAATCCCTTGCCTGTTATGATCTACATATTTGGGGGGAAATTCAATTTTGGATTTGCAGACAGATTTATTTATGGACCACGCTTCTTAGTTAGACATGACAtcatttttattactttcaaCTATCGTCTTGGCCCATACGGATTTTTTTGTCTAAACACTTCTAAAGTACCAGGGAATCAAGGTTTAAAAGATCAAGTGCAAGCGCTACGctggataaaaaaaaatatacgataTTTTGGTGGAGACGACTCCAAGATCACTTTAGAGGGAAACAGTGCAGGTTCAGCGTCTGTGGATATACATCTGCACTTTCTACAAGAACCACTTTATAATAGAGTGATTTTACAAAGCGGCGTTACAATACATAGAGTACTTTCAGATCCTGATTTAGATGCTCCTTTGAAATTAGCAAAGCATTTGAATTATACAACGAATGATGTTAACGATGCCTTATCATTTCTAAACAAAATAGACCCACTTAAACTTATTGCTGCAACAAGGGATTCGAGTGTAATTGTTGGACCGTGTATTGAAAAGCATTTTGAGGGTGCTGATAACTATATAACGAAACATCCAGCTTCTTTGAACACAGTTACTCGTAAAGATGTCGATGTTTTAATTGGTATTAATAACGACGAAGCCTATGCGAAAATGACAATAATAGAAAAAGATGAATATGAAAAAACGGACTTCGTGTCTGAGATATtaggatatttttttgaattccaaaataaaattaagcttTTAGATGAAATGAAAGAGATTGTCCGATTGTTTTATTATGGTGACGATGTTCAACGCGCAGATAATAAGAGACCGGCAATGAATTTATATgctgattttaatttttatagtcCGATATTCAGAACTGTTAGAAAATATTTGGACAGTGATGTAGAAAACATGTATTTCTACATGTTTTCATATTCTGGTGAAAGGGCTTTTGACAAGGACCTACATAAAATATCATATACAAAAGGTGGTGCTGCCCACGCTGATGAGTTGGgatatttatttgacatttctTACATGAAAAACCGGACGCGTGATGAAGATATGCTTATTGTAGAAAGGATGACCGAACTTTGGACTAATTTTGCTAAATATGGGTGGGTACATTTATTGCTTTCtagagttatttttttttatttaaatttaaacacttCATTCGAGTAGAatgttttataattaatatcattgtacaaaaaaaatggaGTGTTGGGCTTCTAACGATATGAGAAAACGGGAGACCAGGCCTTGgtgatttttttcttttg
It encodes the following:
- the LOC134806632 gene encoding juvenile hormone esterase-like, with protein sequence MDLKLPRPIVHTPVGSYRGLRAQDGNYSMFLGIPYARVDPDNVFGPPIPHKFEGIYEAVDDTSRCPQCEEFYNTITGTLDCLHVNIHVPNSATIDNPLPVMIYIFGGKFNFGFADRFIYGPRFLVRHDIIFITFNYRLGPYGFFCLNTSKVPGNQGLKDQVQALRWIKKNIRYFGGDDSKITLEGNSAGSASVDIHLHFLQEPLYNRVILQSGVTIHRVLSDPDLDAPLKLAKHLNYTTNDVNDALSFLNKIDPLKLIAATRDSSVIVGPCIEKHFEGADNYITKHPASLNTVTRKDVDVLIGINNDEAYAKMTIIEKDEYEKTDFVSEILGYFFEFQNKIKLLDEMKEIVRLFYYGDDVQRADNKRPAMNLYADFNFYSPIFRTVRKYLDSDVENMYFYMFSYSGERAFDKDLHKISYTKGGAAHADELGYLFDISYMKNRTRDEDMLIVERMTELWTNFAKYGNPTPKPSKLIPLQWPRVTQDKLPYLEINTELRLGSRPMHERMSFIDLLYKHIGHYRRWISKD